A DNA window from Pseudodesulfovibrio thermohalotolerans contains the following coding sequences:
- a CDS encoding MerR family transcriptional regulator translates to MTGKKVLSVAEIARELDLPESTVHYWKNRFAQHLPSVGRGRQKRFRPEAVDIFAAISRLLKEGHTARDVMDQLARDYPLQADAVPVSADGGQPPLPASGGMEQVMGMASAIGLEIARSVGEGIRSALESGGGTAPDVSDMRRGLEEAASRISVTMEETEALRAENRALKEKLAVMEAEMVRLRKDRREMEKYLLDKIKSVST, encoded by the coding sequence ATGACTGGCAAGAAAGTGCTTTCCGTGGCCGAGATTGCCCGTGAACTCGACCTGCCCGAATCCACGGTGCATTACTGGAAGAACAGGTTTGCCCAGCATCTGCCCAGTGTGGGGCGCGGCCGCCAGAAGCGTTTCCGGCCCGAAGCCGTGGATATTTTCGCCGCCATCTCCCGACTGCTGAAGGAAGGGCACACCGCCCGCGACGTCATGGACCAGCTCGCCCGGGATTACCCGTTGCAGGCGGACGCCGTACCCGTGTCGGCGGACGGCGGGCAGCCGCCCCTTCCGGCCTCGGGGGGGATGGAGCAGGTCATGGGCATGGCTTCGGCCATCGGGCTTGAGATCGCCAGGTCCGTTGGCGAGGGCATCCGCTCGGCGCTTGAATCCGGGGGCGGGACCGCGCCCGACGTTTCCGACATGCGCCGGGGGCTTGAGGAAGCCGCCTCGCGCATATCCGTGACCATGGAGGAGACCGAGGCCCTGAGGGCCGAGAACCGGGCGCTCAAGGAAAAGCTCGCGGTCATGGAAGCGGAGATGGTCCGTTTGCGCAAGGATCGGCGTGAAATGGAAAAATACCTGCTTGACAAGATAAAATCCGTATCTACTTAG